Proteins encoded within one genomic window of Candidatus Binatus sp.:
- a CDS encoding heavy metal translocating P-type ATPase, which translates to MDTEKSAESPQAANQAIDPVCGMRVNIATAKWSFEHDGRKFYLCGSKCLEKFKAAPHQYLEARKTDLSPPKHAHPEASVSKAGDFTCPMHPEIVRAAPGDCPICGMVLEPRVATADEPVSPELADITRRFWISAALAIPLILIEMSHMIPGHPVQRAIPMGLIPWLELALATPVVLWAGAPLFVRGWQSIVNRSLNMFTLIGMGIGVAYGYSLIAAVFPVIFPDSFRGAGGEVPVYFEAAAVITALVLLGQVLELRARSNTSSAIKALLGLAPKTARAIRPDGREEDIALDRVVPGDRLRVRPGEKVPVDGVVEEGKSAVDESMVTGEPIPIEKKRGDRVIGATINGTGGLIMRAERVGSDTLLAQIVRMVSEAQRSRAPIQRLADVVASYFVPAVVISAAITFAAWAIFGPQPRMAYALVNAVAVLIIACPCALGLATPMSIMVGTGRGAMAGVLIKNAEALEILEKIDTLVVDKTGTLTEGKPRLASVTALAGFADADVLRLAASLERGSEHPLAAAIVAGAEERGLALASSDDFKSLTGQGVTGRIEGRAIALGNLQLMRTLGVAIDAISADADAQRKDGRTVMFVAIDGRAAGLIGVADPIKASSAEAIGMLRDDGIRIVILTGDNRITAAAVAQKLGIDQVEAEVMPEEKASVVKRLQSEGRIVAMAGDGINDAPALAQAQVGIAMGTGADVAMESAGVTLIKGDLRGIAKARRLSRATMRNIRQNLFFAFFYNVLGVPIAAGVLYPFFGILLSPIIASAAMSLSSVSVITNALRLRNAEL; encoded by the coding sequence ATGGACACCGAGAAGAGCGCCGAGAGTCCGCAAGCCGCGAATCAAGCGATCGATCCGGTTTGCGGGATGCGGGTGAATATCGCCACCGCGAAGTGGTCGTTCGAGCACGATGGACGCAAATTTTATCTTTGCGGTTCCAAATGCCTAGAGAAGTTCAAAGCCGCGCCGCATCAATATCTCGAAGCCCGGAAGACTGACCTGTCGCCGCCGAAGCACGCGCATCCGGAAGCATCAGTGTCCAAAGCGGGCGATTTCACCTGCCCGATGCATCCGGAGATCGTTCGCGCCGCGCCGGGCGACTGCCCGATTTGCGGGATGGTGCTGGAGCCGCGCGTCGCGACGGCCGACGAACCCGTCTCACCCGAACTGGCCGACATCACGCGCCGCTTCTGGATCAGCGCCGCGCTCGCGATACCGCTGATACTGATCGAGATGTCACACATGATACCGGGGCATCCGGTTCAGCGCGCGATTCCGATGGGGCTCATCCCGTGGCTCGAGTTGGCGCTGGCAACCCCGGTGGTGTTGTGGGCGGGCGCGCCGCTATTCGTTCGCGGCTGGCAATCGATCGTCAATCGCAGCCTCAACATGTTCACGTTGATTGGAATGGGTATCGGCGTTGCCTACGGGTATAGCTTGATCGCAGCGGTCTTCCCGGTCATCTTTCCCGATTCGTTCCGCGGCGCCGGCGGCGAGGTGCCGGTCTATTTCGAGGCGGCGGCGGTTATCACTGCGCTGGTACTGCTCGGGCAGGTGCTGGAGTTGCGCGCGCGCAGCAATACCAGCAGCGCGATCAAGGCATTGCTCGGGCTGGCGCCGAAAACTGCGCGCGCAATCCGGCCCGACGGCCGCGAAGAGGATATCGCGCTTGATCGAGTCGTTCCCGGTGATCGATTGCGCGTGCGCCCCGGCGAGAAGGTGCCGGTCGATGGCGTCGTCGAAGAAGGAAAAAGCGCGGTGGACGAATCGATGGTCACCGGCGAACCCATCCCCATCGAGAAGAAACGTGGCGACCGCGTGATTGGCGCGACGATCAACGGAACCGGCGGCTTGATCATGCGCGCCGAGCGGGTCGGCAGCGACACTTTGCTCGCGCAGATCGTGCGCATGGTGAGCGAAGCGCAACGGAGCCGCGCGCCGATTCAGCGGCTCGCCGACGTGGTCGCATCATACTTCGTCCCGGCGGTTGTGATTTCCGCGGCGATTACGTTCGCCGCCTGGGCGATCTTCGGGCCGCAACCGCGGATGGCGTATGCGCTGGTCAATGCGGTCGCGGTGTTGATCATCGCGTGTCCGTGCGCGCTCGGGCTTGCCACTCCAATGTCGATCATGGTCGGCACTGGCCGCGGCGCGATGGCTGGCGTTTTGATCAAGAACGCGGAAGCGCTCGAGATTCTGGAAAAGATCGACACGCTGGTAGTCGATAAGACCGGGACTCTAACCGAAGGAAAACCGCGCCTGGCGTCGGTGACTGCGCTCGCCGGTTTCGCCGACGCCGACGTTTTGCGGCTCGCTGCGAGTCTCGAGCGCGGCAGTGAGCATCCGCTGGCCGCGGCGATTGTCGCGGGCGCTGAAGAGCGCGGGCTGGCGCTCGCATCCTCCGATGATTTCAAATCGCTCACGGGGCAGGGTGTGACCGGACGAATCGAAGGGCGCGCGATTGCGCTGGGGAATCTTCAATTGATGCGCACGCTCGGGGTTGCGATCGACGCGATTTCCGCTGACGCCGACGCGCAGCGAAAGGACGGCCGCACCGTGATGTTCGTCGCGATCGACGGCCGCGCGGCGGGTCTGATCGGCGTTGCCGATCCGATCAAGGCGTCCAGCGCTGAAGCCATCGGGATGCTGCGCGATGACGGCATCAGGATCGTCATTCTGACTGGCGATAATCGAATCACCGCAGCGGCGGTCGCGCAGAAGCTAGGTATCGATCAGGTTGAAGCCGAGGTGATGCCCGAGGAGAAAGCGTCGGTGGTGAAGCGATTGCAATCCGAGGGCCGCATCGTCGCGATGGCCGGCGACGGTATCAACGACGCACCGGCGCTGGCGCAGGCGCAGGTCGGTATCGCGATGGGCACCGGCGCCGACGTTGCGATGGAGAGCGCGGGCGTCACGCTGATCAAGGGCGATCTTCGCGGTATCGCGAAAGCGCGGCGCCTCAGCCGCGCGACGATGCGCAATATCCGGCAGAATCTGTTCTTTGCTTTTTTCTACAACGTGCTGGGCGTGCCGATCGCGGCGGGCGTCCTGTATCCCTTCTTTGGCATCCTGCTAAGTCCGATTATCGCGAGCGCCGCGATGAGTCTTAGCTCGGTGTCAGTGATCACCAACGCGCTCCGGCTGAGAAACGCAGAGCTTTGA